From a region of the Fusobacterium perfoetens ATCC 29250 genome:
- a CDS encoding ABC transporter ATP-binding protein, with protein sequence MEEVIKITNLNFSYGDKNILKNITLKIERNKVIGILGPNGCGKSTLLKNILGYLNKNNENIEIFQKKEKEYTQKEKAKIMALVPQKSSLSSPMSVIDFVTMGRLPHLKNSWEGYSKKDFDIAFETLKILGLEKFSNRIALSLSGGEFQRVLLARALTQEPKILLLDEPTSALDLNHAVDLMGRVKKLVKNHDITAVAVLHDLNLASMFCDKLFLIKEGKVAYQGTPKEVLTEKILEDIYQLKSKIIYDENKKPYIIPLEKF encoded by the coding sequence ATGGAAGAGGTAATTAAAATAACTAACTTAAATTTTTCCTATGGTGATAAAAATATTTTAAAAAATATAACCTTAAAAATTGAAAGAAATAAAGTAATAGGAATTCTTGGTCCTAATGGTTGTGGAAAATCTACACTTTTAAAAAATATTTTGGGATATCTAAATAAAAATAATGAAAACATTGAAATTTTTCAGAAAAAAGAAAAGGAGTATACTCAAAAAGAAAAAGCTAAAATAATGGCTTTAGTTCCTCAAAAATCTAGTTTATCAAGTCCTATGTCTGTAATAGATTTTGTAACTATGGGAAGACTTCCACATTTAAAAAATTCTTGGGAAGGATATTCTAAAAAAGATTTTGATATTGCTTTTGAAACTTTAAAAATATTAGGACTTGAAAAATTTTCTAATAGAATCGCCCTAAGTTTATCTGGAGGAGAATTTCAAAGAGTGTTATTAGCTAGAGCTCTAACTCAAGAACCAAAAATTTTACTTTTAGATGAGCCAACATCAGCTTTAGATTTAAATCATGCTGTTGACCTTATGGGAAGAGTAAAAAAACTTGTAAAAAATCATGATATAACAGCAGTAGCTGTATTGCATGATTTAAATTTAGCTTCTATGTTTTGTGATAAATTATTTTTAATAAAAGAGGGGAAAGTAGCTTATCAAGGTACACCAAAAGAAGTTTTAACTGAAAAAATATTAGAAGATATTTATCAATTAAAATCAAAAATAATTTATGATGAAAATAAGAAACCTTATATAATTCCATTAGAAAAATTTTAG
- a CDS encoding helix-turn-helix domain-containing protein has protein sequence MEFNDETKIKRFKIIEPFLKKEKKLKEIESETGISYATLKRWIKSYKEKGVLGLEKKEREDKNSYKSIDENGVDLIKKIYYKEGESNLSKLYNNCQKYLKEKNYNISYPTFYRILNNIDGFFKKTTSYHLSKIKRSNEVFVIVETPLYIIVQAHKVVVPTLVLMFDASTLDIINYSLNTEPTNIYSILGFMRESILKVSSLTEKFSKPKEILLDSDINIPKNISKKIFDKTNIKITNYQNTDKELEKFISLLKEDLYKIFTDKNKIFSLNSLETFLDSYIYLDENKYNYIIDYKILENKVLFRELDIFLQSTTRKVTGSSIRFKNNIFKSKLLEKLEGLDIEIKFNPIKLNIFYLFFKNEFLGTINL, from the coding sequence ATGGAATTTAATGATGAAACAAAGATAAAAAGATTCAAGATAATTGAGCCTTTTTTAAAAAAAGAAAAAAAACTTAAAGAGATAGAAAGTGAAACTGGAATATCTTATGCTACCCTTAAAAGATGGATTAAATCTTACAAAGAAAAAGGTGTTCTTGGATTAGAAAAAAAAGAAAGGGAAGATAAAAATTCTTATAAGTCAATAGATGAAAATGGAGTAGATTTGATAAAAAAAATCTATTATAAAGAGGGGGAGTCTAACTTATCTAAACTTTATAATAATTGTCAAAAATATTTAAAAGAAAAAAATTATAATATAAGTTATCCTACTTTTTATAGAATTTTAAATAATATTGATGGTTTTTTCAAAAAAACAACTTCATATCATCTTTCAAAAATAAAAAGGTCAAATGAAGTTTTTGTTATTGTTGAAACTCCTTTATATATAATAGTCCAAGCTCATAAAGTTGTAGTTCCAACTCTAGTACTTATGTTTGATGCTTCAACTTTAGATATTATAAATTATTCTCTTAATACTGAACCTACAAATATCTATTCTATCTTGGGATTTATGAGAGAAAGTATATTAAAAGTTTCTTCTTTAACAGAAAAATTTTCTAAACCTAAAGAAATATTATTAGATTCTGATATTAATATTCCTAAAAATATATCGAAAAAAATTTTTGATAAAACTAATATAAAAATTACAAACTATCAAAATACTGATAAAGAACTTGAAAAATTTATCTCTCTTTTGAAAGAAGATTTATATAAAATTTTTACTGATAAAAATAAAATATTTTCTCTCAATTCATTAGAAACTTTTTTGGATTCTTATATATATCTTGACGAAAATAAATATAATTACATTATTGATTACAAAATTTTAGAAAATAAGGTTTTATTTAGAGAATTAGATATTTTTCTACAATCAACAACTAGAAAAGTTACAGGTTCTAGCATAAGATTTAAAAATAATATTTTCAAATCTAAACTACTTGAAAAATTAGAAGGGCTAGATATCGAAATTAAATTTAATCCTATAAAACTGAATATTTTTTATTTATTTTTTAAAAATGAATTTTTAGGAACTATAAATTTATAA
- a CDS encoding basic amino acid ABC transporter substrate-binding protein: MKKLILLFMLLFGTLSFATKKLYVGTNAEYKPYEYIENGKIVGFDAELMEAICKKLGYEVVWNNIAFDGLIPALQTNKLDAIIAGMKQTPERQKAVTFSMPYLLVASDEHFILVNKDSKLTSKDELKGLKIGTQLGSVQEEFAKKMTDIDKVILYNSWTGALMDVENNKIDAVILSDTSATEYLKTMKDLKKLDTIKDEKPGASIAFKKGNIELAEASNKAIMELVDEGTYLKILQKYFPEKVDKFLQLYPNQK, encoded by the coding sequence ATGAAAAAACTTATTTTACTTTTTATGCTTTTATTTGGAACTTTATCTTTTGCAACTAAAAAACTATATGTTGGAACTAATGCTGAATACAAACCATATGAATACATTGAAAATGGTAAAATCGTTGGTTTTGATGCTGAACTTATGGAAGCTATATGTAAAAAATTAGGATATGAAGTTGTTTGGAATAATATCGCTTTTGATGGATTAATTCCAGCCTTACAAACAAATAAATTAGATGCTATTATAGCTGGTATGAAACAAACTCCAGAAAGACAAAAAGCTGTTACATTTTCAATGCCTTATTTATTAGTTGCTTCTGATGAACATTTTATCTTAGTTAATAAAGACTCAAAATTAACTTCTAAAGATGAGTTAAAAGGGTTAAAAATTGGAACTCAATTAGGAAGTGTTCAAGAAGAATTTGCTAAAAAAATGACTGATATTGATAAAGTAATTCTTTACAACTCTTGGACTGGAGCTTTAATGGATGTTGAAAACAATAAAATAGATGCTGTTATTCTTTCTGATACTTCTGCTACTGAGTATTTAAAAACTATGAAAGATTTAAAAAAATTAGATACTATAAAAGATGAAAAACCTGGAGCTTCTATAGCTTTCAAAAAAGGAAATATTGAGTTAGCTGAAGCTTCTAATAAAGCCATTATGGAATTAGTTGATGAAGGAACTTATCTAAAAATATTACAAAAATATTTCCCTGAAAAAGTAGATAAATTCTTACAACTTTATCCAAATCAAAAATAA
- a CDS encoding ABC transporter ATP-binding protein has protein sequence MQKYKILFKYYLLEKKLLIIFLFFGVLVTALDLITPIIVKEIIDVILPEKNLKKLSLFSGLVLSFYILRAFSFIISASCGQLMGNKLKFHMRNDLITHFLKQSNKFFKEKNSGELISRITGDLENLSILLYKGLEDSLSTSLSLIGSFILMFSFNPILASFVFIPLPLAIIFIYILNQKLKKGYLEIRETTGNFISLINDIFKVIFFIKDNNLENVNKNKFIKANENVLEIERKNFLNSSYLVSGIVFYTQFIQLLLIFIGGILYIKSDLSLGIIFSFLLLVDRFKVSLMRFIGLIDLYQKGIVGILRFNEIMSIDTSLPEGSIDLGEEFKSLEFKNVSFGYNKEKLIIKNINFKINKGEKVAIVGQSGVGKTTIFNLIKRSYFPTSGDIYINNINIKDIQTESLLKLLGIITKDNSLFNTTILENINIITPLENSYEKIIEASKKACIHNKIMSFPENYKTLLGINGISMSTGEEQRISLARIFLKKAKLIMLDEATSGLDNITENEIMKNIKDIFNDETVITITHKFSLLKDYDKIILIEKGEIIEEGDFSSLIKKKKKFYKIINS, from the coding sequence ATGCAAAAATATAAAATACTTTTTAAATATTATCTTCTTGAGAAAAAATTATTAATAATATTTTTATTTTTTGGAGTTTTAGTCACAGCATTAGATTTAATAACTCCCATTATTGTAAAAGAAATAATAGATGTTATACTACCTGAAAAAAATCTAAAAAAATTATCTCTTTTTTCTGGACTTGTTTTAAGTTTTTATATATTAAGAGCTTTTTCTTTTATAATTTCAGCAAGTTGTGGACAACTTATGGGAAATAAATTAAAATTTCATATGAGAAATGACTTGATAACTCATTTTCTTAAACAATCTAATAAATTTTTTAAAGAAAAAAATTCTGGTGAGTTAATTTCAAGAATAACTGGAGATTTAGAAAATCTTTCTATTTTATTATATAAAGGTTTAGAAGATTCTCTTTCAACTTCTTTATCCTTAATTGGTTCTTTTATATTGATGTTTAGTTTTAATCCTATATTAGCTTCATTTGTATTTATTCCTCTACCTCTTGCTATTATATTTATCTATATCCTAAATCAAAAATTAAAAAAGGGATATTTAGAAATAAGAGAAACAACAGGTAATTTTATAAGTTTAATAAATGATATTTTTAAAGTAATTTTTTTTATAAAAGATAATAATCTTGAAAATGTAAATAAAAATAAATTTATAAAAGCTAATGAGAATGTTTTAGAAATCGAAAGAAAAAATTTTTTAAACTCTTCTTACTTAGTATCTGGAATTGTTTTTTATACACAATTTATTCAACTACTTTTAATTTTTATTGGAGGAATTTTATATATTAAATCTGATTTGAGTCTTGGAATTATTTTTTCTTTTTTACTTTTAGTTGATAGATTCAAAGTATCTTTAATGAGATTTATAGGTCTTATTGATTTATATCAAAAAGGAATTGTTGGAATATTGAGATTTAATGAAATTATGTCTATAGATACTAGCTTACCTGAAGGTTCTATTGATTTAGGAGAAGAATTTAAAAGTTTAGAATTTAAAAATGTCAGTTTTGGTTATAATAAAGAAAAACTTATAATAAAAAATATAAATTTTAAAATTAATAAAGGTGAAAAAGTAGCTATAGTAGGACAAAGTGGAGTGGGAAAAACAACAATTTTTAATTTAATAAAAAGAAGTTATTTTCCAACAAGTGGAGATATTTATATTAATAATATAAATATAAAAGATATTCAAACAGAATCCCTATTAAAATTACTCGGAATAATTACTAAAGATAATAGTTTATTTAATACAACTATATTAGAAAATATAAATATTATAACACCTTTAGAAAATTCCTATGAAAAAATCATTGAAGCTTCTAAAAAAGCTTGTATCCATAATAAAATTATGAGTTTTCCAGAAAATTATAAAACATTATTAGGCATTAATGGAATAAGTATGAGTACAGGAGAAGAACAAAGAATTTCTTTAGCTAGAATATTTTTAAAGAAAGCTAAATTAATTATGTTAGATGAAGCTACTTCTGGATTAGATAATATAACAGAAAATGAGATTATGAAAAATATTAAAGATATTTTTAATGATGAAACAGTAATAACTATTACTCATAAATTTTCACTTTTAAAAGATTATGATAAAATTATCTTAATCGAAAAAGGAGAAATTATAGAAGAGGGAGATTTCTCCTCTCTTATTAAAAAGAAAAAGAAATTCTATAAAATAATAAATTCATAA
- the ptsG gene encoding glucose-specific PTS transporter subunit IIBC, with amino-acid sequence MKAFAEIQKVGKALMTPIAILPAAGLFLAFGNKLGIPLMEQAGNIIFGNLPLLFAVGAAIGLVGGDGVAGLSAVVAILIMNTTMGIVSGAEVGIANGDKAFAMVMGIPTLQTGVFGGLISGVIAAICYKKFYKTELPPFLGFFAGKRLVPIMTAILAFLIGLAMPVIWTPFQIGLAKLSYFANETNTNVSTFLFGVTERALIPLGLHHIFYSPFWYQFGEYINKAGEVINGDQRIWFAMFKDGITNFSSVTYQGAGKFLTGKFPFMMFGLPAAALAMYHEAKPANKKIAGGILFSAALTSFLTGITEPLEFSFLFVAPVLYGIHCLFAGLSFMLMNLFNVRIGMTFSGGLIDYIVFGVLPGTNGFNNHWYMVIVVGLCLAVIYYFGFRFAIRKFNLMTPGRDETAIVTEKEEIGEKELAVGVLNALGGTENLKSLDACITRLRVEVADTALVKDAELKKLGASGVLKVGKNGVQAIFGAKAQFICNDLKKMTGK; translated from the coding sequence ATGAAAGCATTTGCAGAGATTCAAAAAGTAGGAAAAGCTTTAATGACACCAATTGCTATATTACCAGCAGCTGGATTATTTTTAGCCTTTGGAAACAAATTAGGTATTCCATTAATGGAACAAGCAGGAAATATAATTTTTGGTAACTTACCTTTATTATTTGCAGTTGGAGCAGCCATTGGATTAGTTGGAGGAGATGGAGTAGCTGGATTATCAGCTGTAGTAGCTATTTTAATTATGAATACTACAATGGGAATAGTATCAGGGGCTGAAGTAGGAATAGCTAATGGAGATAAAGCATTTGCTATGGTAATGGGAATTCCAACATTACAAACTGGAGTTTTTGGTGGATTGATATCAGGAGTTATTGCAGCAATATGTTATAAAAAATTCTATAAAACTGAATTACCTCCATTTTTAGGATTTTTTGCTGGAAAAAGATTAGTTCCAATAATGACAGCAATTTTAGCTTTTTTAATTGGATTAGCAATGCCTGTTATTTGGACTCCATTTCAAATAGGATTAGCAAAATTAAGTTATTTTGCCAATGAAACTAATACTAATGTTTCAACATTTTTATTTGGAGTTACAGAAAGAGCTTTAATTCCTTTAGGATTACATCATATATTCTACTCTCCATTCTGGTATCAATTTGGAGAATATATAAATAAAGCTGGAGAAGTAATTAATGGAGACCAAAGAATATGGTTTGCAATGTTTAAAGATGGAATAACAAATTTTTCAAGTGTAACTTATCAAGGAGCTGGAAAATTTTTAACAGGAAAATTTCCATTTATGATGTTTGGATTACCAGCAGCAGCTTTGGCTATGTATCATGAAGCAAAACCAGCTAATAAAAAAATAGCTGGAGGAATTTTATTCTCAGCAGCTCTAACATCTTTCTTAACAGGAATTACAGAACCATTAGAATTCTCATTTTTATTTGTAGCTCCAGTATTATATGGAATTCATTGTTTATTTGCTGGATTATCATTTATGTTAATGAACCTATTTAATGTTAGAATAGGAATGACTTTCTCTGGTGGATTAATTGACTATATTGTTTTTGGAGTTTTACCAGGAACTAATGGATTTAATAATCATTGGTATATGGTTATAGTAGTAGGATTATGTTTAGCAGTTATTTATTATTTTGGATTTAGATTTGCTATAAGAAAATTTAATTTAATGACTCCAGGAAGAGATGAAACAGCAATTGTAACTGAAAAAGAAGAAATTGGAGAAAAAGAATTAGCTGTTGGAGTTTTAAATGCTCTAGGAGGAACAGAAAATTTAAAATCATTAGATGCTTGTATAACTAGATTAAGAGTTGAAGTAGCTGATACAGCTTTAGTAAAGGATGCTGAATTAAAAAAATTGGGAGCTTCAGGAGTCTTAAAAGTTGGAAAAAATGGAGTTCAAGCTATATTTGGAGCCAAAGCACAATTTATTTGTAATGATTTAAAGAAAATGACTGGAAAATAA
- a CDS encoding sodium/glutamate symporter produces the protein MLQLKLDIFQTLAFTVLLIWLGNYLRNKFPILKKYCIPSSVVGGLLFAIIACVLYVNNIASISFDSKVTNNLFYCVFFAASGAAAGMSLLRKGGKLIFIFTILAAVTAFLQNVLAVGLGRVLNVKPLIALMTGSIPMTGGHGNAASFAPIAEEMGAVGAMEVAIAAATFGLISGCIIGGPLGNAIVQKYGLKGNATAEEIAEMEKASQKQFIVNKERSLKAVCLMFIACGFGSILFGILKKVLPGVSLPIHVLCMLGGLIIRIFYDSVIGEDEALYESIDIVGEISLAMFVTMSIMTMKLWQLADLAIPMIILLFAQVALMALFATLISFRLLGKDYDAAIMAVGHTGFGLGAVPVSMATMKTVCDKYGYSKIAFFVVPVIGGLISNFTNAAIITFFLNFCKNL, from the coding sequence ATGTTACAATTAAAATTGGATATCTTTCAAACATTAGCTTTTACTGTTTTACTTATTTGGCTAGGAAATTATTTAAGAAATAAGTTTCCTATTTTAAAAAAATATTGTATTCCATCTTCTGTAGTTGGAGGTCTTTTATTTGCTATTATAGCATGTGTATTATATGTTAATAATATTGCTAGTATAAGTTTTGATAGTAAAGTTACTAATAATTTATTTTATTGTGTGTTCTTTGCTGCTAGTGGAGCTGCAGCTGGAATGAGCCTTTTAAGAAAAGGTGGAAAATTAATTTTTATCTTTACTATTTTAGCTGCTGTTACAGCATTTTTACAAAACGTTCTTGCTGTTGGACTTGGTAGAGTATTAAATGTTAAACCTTTAATAGCTTTAATGACTGGTTCTATTCCAATGACAGGAGGACATGGAAATGCTGCTTCTTTTGCCCCAATAGCTGAGGAAATGGGAGCTGTTGGAGCTATGGAGGTTGCTATTGCTGCAGCTACTTTCGGATTAATTTCTGGATGTATTATTGGTGGACCTTTAGGAAATGCAATTGTTCAAAAATATGGTTTAAAAGGAAATGCTACTGCTGAAGAAATAGCAGAAATGGAAAAAGCTAGTCAAAAACAATTTATTGTTAATAAAGAAAGATCTTTAAAAGCAGTTTGTTTAATGTTTATAGCTTGTGGTTTTGGTTCAATTTTATTTGGAATATTAAAAAAAGTATTACCTGGTGTAAGTTTACCAATCCATGTTTTATGTATGTTAGGTGGATTAATTATAAGAATATTCTATGATTCTGTAATAGGTGAAGACGAAGCATTATATGAATCAATTGATATTGTTGGAGAAATATCACTAGCCATGTTCGTTACTATGTCTATCATGACTATGAAATTATGGCAATTAGCTGATTTAGCTATTCCAATGATTATTCTTCTTTTCGCACAAGTTGCTTTAATGGCTCTATTTGCTACTTTAATTTCTTTCAGATTACTTGGAAAAGATTACGATGCTGCTATAATGGCTGTTGGACATACTGGATTTGGATTAGGAGCTGTTCCTGTATCTATGGCAACTATGAAAACTGTTTGTGACAAATATGGATATTCTAAAATAGCTTTCTTTGTTGTTCCTGTTATAGGGGGATTAATTAGTAACTTTACAAATGCTGCTATTATTACCTTCTTCTTAAATTTCTGTAAAAATTTATAA
- a CDS encoding CTP synthase, whose protein sequence is MSRETKTKYIFITGGVVSSLGKGITAASLGRLLKERGYKITIQKFDPYINVDPGTMNPYEHGEVFVTEDGAETDLDLGHYERFIDENLMKNSNITTGKIYQTVISNEREGKYLGKTVQVIPHITNEIKNKLKSISIESGADIVITEIGGTVGDIESTPFLEAIRQFKYDIGEENVIYIHVTLLPYLKSAKEIKTKPAQHSVKELMSLGIKPDILVCRTEFKLTKEIKEKISMFCNIDINCVIENLDVETIYELPLKLEEQNFSEVVCKKLNLNPRIINLDLWKEIVYKIKYPKEKIKIAVVGKYVELKDAYISITESLKNAGYFKGYEVNIDYIQAEGLDTNILKGYNGILIPGGFGNRGIEGKISAIKYARENKIPFLGICLGMQLAVIEFARNILKLKANSTEFDEKTPAPVIDILLEQKNISNKGGTMRLGGYPCILKDNSLAKELYNKDNIIERHRHRYEFNNDFKEIIEEKGLKISGTSPNGILTEIVELSKEIHPFYIAVQFHPEFKTRPNNPHPLFLGFVEASYKYSLNNK, encoded by the coding sequence ATGAGTAGAGAAACTAAAACAAAATATATTTTTATAACAGGAGGAGTGGTATCTTCTTTAGGAAAAGGAATAACAGCAGCTTCTTTAGGAAGATTGTTAAAAGAAAGAGGATATAAAATTACAATTCAAAAATTTGACCCATATATTAATGTTGATCCAGGTACAATGAATCCATATGAACATGGAGAAGTTTTTGTAACAGAGGATGGGGCTGAAACAGACTTAGATTTAGGTCATTACGAAAGATTTATAGATGAAAATCTTATGAAAAATTCAAATATAACAACTGGAAAAATATATCAAACTGTTATAAGTAATGAAAGAGAAGGAAAATATTTAGGAAAAACAGTACAGGTAATACCACATATAACAAATGAAATAAAAAATAAATTAAAATCTATATCAATTGAAAGTGGTGCAGACATAGTAATTACAGAAATTGGAGGTACAGTAGGAGATATAGAATCTACTCCATTTTTAGAAGCTATAAGACAGTTTAAGTATGATATAGGAGAAGAAAATGTAATTTATATTCATGTAACACTTTTACCATATTTAAAGTCAGCTAAAGAAATAAAAACAAAACCAGCTCAACATTCAGTAAAAGAATTGATGAGTTTAGGAATAAAACCAGATATATTAGTGTGTAGGACAGAATTTAAACTTACAAAAGAAATAAAAGAAAAAATTTCTATGTTTTGTAATATAGATATAAATTGTGTTATAGAAAATTTAGATGTAGAAACAATATATGAATTACCTCTAAAATTAGAAGAACAAAATTTCAGTGAAGTAGTTTGTAAAAAGTTAAATCTAAATCCTAGAATTATAAATTTAGACTTATGGAAAGAAATTGTTTATAAAATAAAATATCCAAAAGAAAAGATTAAAATAGCAGTAGTTGGAAAATATGTAGAATTGAAAGATGCCTACATAAGTATAACAGAATCTTTAAAAAATGCTGGATATTTTAAAGGATATGAAGTTAATATAGATTATATTCAAGCAGAAGGACTAGATACGAATATTTTAAAAGGATATAATGGGATATTAATTCCAGGTGGATTTGGAAATAGAGGAATAGAGGGAAAAATATCTGCTATAAAGTATGCTAGAGAAAATAAGATACCATTTTTAGGAATATGTTTAGGAATGCAGTTGGCTGTTATTGAATTTGCAAGAAATATTTTAAAATTAAAAGCAAATTCTACAGAATTTGATGAAAAAACACCAGCTCCTGTAATAGATATATTACTAGAACAAAAAAATATATCTAATAAAGGTGGGACAATGAGATTAGGAGGATATCCTTGTATTCTAAAAGATAATAGTTTAGCTAAAGAACTTTATAATAAAGATAATATAATAGAAAGACATAGACACAGATATGAATTTAATAATGATTTTAAAGAAATTATAGAAGAAAAAGGATTAAAAATATCAGGAACTTCACCAAATGGAATATTAACAGAAATAGTAGAATTATCAAAAGAAATACATCCATTTTATATAGCTGTTCAATTTCATCCAGAATTTAAAACAAGACCCAATAATCCACATCCTTTATTTTTAGGATTTGTAGAAGCAAGTTATAAATATTCTTTAAATAACAAATAA
- a CDS encoding D-Ala-D-Ala carboxypeptidase family metallohydrolase, which produces MKKLIYFLILLFLFTGCWNVKKRPNEKISEHFTYYEAVHSGYGSKKHIKNYPHRDDFKRIKKTAKRMEKIRKIVGEPIHINSWYRSGKINKKIGGSRTSAHTKGLAVDFTVDGNLWEAFNRIIRSGYSYDQIIYYRQKKYIHISFKEKVREERRQRFYR; this is translated from the coding sequence ATGAAAAAATTAATATATTTTTTAATACTTTTATTTTTATTTACAGGATGTTGGAATGTAAAAAAAAGGCCTAATGAAAAAATATCAGAACATTTTACTTATTATGAAGCTGTTCATAGTGGATATGGTTCTAAAAAACATATAAAAAATTATCCTCATAGAGATGATTTTAAAAGAATAAAAAAGACAGCAAAACGAATGGAAAAAATAAGAAAGATTGTAGGAGAACCAATACATATAAACAGTTGGTATAGAAGTGGAAAAATAAATAAAAAAATAGGTGGAAGTAGGACTTCTGCTCATACAAAAGGATTGGCTGTAGATTTTACTGTAGATGGAAATTTATGGGAAGCTTTTAATAGAATAATAAGGTCTGGTTATAGTTATGACCAAATAATTTATTATAGACAAAAAAAATATATTCATATCAGTTTTAAAGAAAAAGTTAGAGAGGAAAGAAGGCAAAGATTTTATAGATAA
- a CDS encoding PTS sugar transporter subunit IIA: protein MGLFDIFKNKKKEEKIIEIYSPLNGKVISLEEVPDEAFSQKMVGDGCAIEPIEGAIYSPLDCEIDIFETNHAVSIETLEGLEMIIHFGVDTVKLKGEGLKRVVNPGDVKKGEKLVEYDLEFIKTNAKSVKTPIIISSMDMVEKIEVEASGEVKVGDLLMKVYLK, encoded by the coding sequence ATGGGATTGTTTGATATATTTAAAAATAAAAAGAAAGAGGAAAAAATAATAGAAATTTATTCTCCACTAAATGGAAAAGTAATTTCATTAGAAGAAGTTCCAGATGAAGCTTTTTCACAAAAGATGGTAGGAGATGGATGTGCTATTGAACCAATAGAAGGAGCTATTTATTCACCTTTAGATTGTGAAATAGATATATTTGAGACAAATCATGCAGTAAGTATTGAAACTCTAGAAGGGTTAGAAATGATAATACATTTTGGAGTAGATACAGTTAAATTAAAAGGTGAAGGATTAAAAAGAGTAGTTAATCCTGGTGATGTTAAAAAGGGCGAAAAATTAGTAGAATATGATTTAGAATTTATAAAAACTAATGCTAAATCAGTAAAAACTCCAATAATAATAAGTTCTATGGATATGGTAGAAAAGATAGAAGTAGAAGCTAGTGGTGAAGTAAAAGTTGGAGATTTATTGATGAAAGTGTATTTAAAATAG
- a CDS encoding ABC transporter substrate-binding protein codes for MKKKLGVVLGFLLIKIFSFSLEIKENTVYGYQNNNIPLKKYNRVVVTDPAVIETMYMLNAQDKIVGIAGTKNSKIWPYEETKKLLTVGNTAKPSLEKIIALQPDLVIVNGMSIGLADSLKSKNIPVLINDGTKDFKNILESIKIFGKLFDREKESENLYKESKEKLKILEERKKLKEIKGVILYSTNPMMGFSKESLPGQVLELIGVKNITDGLIGERPIISPEYLLSENPQIIMGAMSISSIKNIEEANPFIKNTIAGKNNNIFIVDSSKILRGSPRIFDTMEELKKEIENAKI; via the coding sequence ATGAAAAAAAAATTAGGAGTAGTATTGGGATTTTTATTAATAAAGATATTTAGTTTTTCTCTTGAAATAAAAGAAAATACTGTTTATGGATATCAAAACAATAATATTCCATTAAAAAAATATAATAGAGTTGTAGTGACAGACCCAGCTGTTATAGAAACTATGTATATGTTAAATGCTCAAGATAAAATAGTTGGAATAGCTGGAACAAAAAATAGTAAAATTTGGCCTTATGAAGAAACAAAAAAATTATTAACTGTTGGAAATACTGCTAAACCTAGTTTAGAAAAAATAATTGCTTTACAACCTGATTTAGTAATAGTTAATGGAATGTCCATAGGATTAGCTGATTCTTTAAAATCTAAAAATATCCCTGTTCTTATAAATGATGGAACAAAAGATTTTAAAAATATTTTAGAAAGTATAAAAATTTTCGGAAAACTTTTTGATAGAGAAAAAGAAAGTGAAAATTTATATAAAGAAAGTAAAGAAAAATTAAAAATTTTAGAAGAAAGAAAAAAACTTAAAGAAATAAAAGGAGTAATTCTTTATTCGACAAATCCAATGATGGGATTTTCTAAAGAATCTTTACCAGGACAAGTTTTAGAATTAATAGGTGTTAAAAATATAACAGATGGATTAATTGGAGAAAGACCAATAATTTCTCCAGAATATTTATTATCTGAAAATCCTCAAATAATTATGGGAGCAATGTCTATATCTTCTATTAAAAATATAGAAGAGGCTAATCCTTTTATAAAAAATACTATAGCTGGAAAAAATAATAATATTTTTATTGTGGATTCTTCTAAAATACTTAGAGGTTCTCCTAGAATATTTGATACTATGGAAGAATTAAAAAAGGAAATAGAAAATGCAAAAATATAA